A genomic window from Dermacentor silvarum isolate Dsil-2018 chromosome 9, BIME_Dsil_1.4, whole genome shotgun sequence includes:
- the LOC119464045 gene encoding cystine/glutamate transporter-like: MLCASFFSASRFVLAAARTGHLPRVLSLVTVDSRVPLTCVILKGALSVIFVFFGSVQSLIQAAVFVETLWDIFVVLSLIVLRFTMKDRGRSYKAPLVVVLLKLVSSVTLVIVPLIQPTDSYKYLVIAGIYVVGLLYYLFFVGMLWDCRAARVLAEVLQKLMLLVPCFDELTFILERKSNDQNISKELPASVRQSQQVQSTEQSLYFVEAVKEVKGDSSQAVAERSRQKDTTIRRPLNASGANKTYSTIESAATRF; this comes from the coding sequence ATGCTTTGCGCGTCCTTCTTCAGCGCGTCCCGCTTTGTCCTGGCAGCAGCCAGGACAGGACACTTGCCTCGAGTCCTGTCCCTCGTCACCGTCGACTCACGCGTACCACTTACATGCGTGATCTTGAAGGGCGCCCTTTCCGTCATCTTCGTCTTCTTCGGTTCGGTGCAATCCCTGATCCAGGCTGCCGTGTTCGTCGAGACCCTGTGGGACATTTTTGTGGTGCTCTCCCTGATCGTACTGCGCTTCACGATGAAGGACAGGGGGCGATCGTACAAGGCACCCCTCGTTGTAGTCCTTTTGAAGCTGGTGTCATCCGTCACTTTGGTTATCGTTCCGCTGATTCAACCTACCGACAGCTACAAGTATCTAGTGATCGCGGGCATTTACGTCGTGGGCCTCTTGTACTACCTCTTCTTCGTCGGCATGCTTTGGGACTGTCGGGCAGCAAGAGTGCTAGCGGAGGTACTTCAGAAGTTGATGCTTTTGGTGCCTTGTTTCGACGAGCTCACGTTTATACTTGAACGCAAGAGCAATGATCAAAATATTTCTAAAGAATTGCCCGCTTCTGTGCGTCAGTCACAGCAAGTTCAAAGCACTGAGCAGTCATTGTACTTCGTGGAAGCAGTCAAAGAAGTAAAGGGTGATTCTTCGCAAGCTGTGGCAGAACGGTCTCGACAAAAAGATACGACCATACGGCGTCCCTTGAATGCATCAGGGGCAAACAAAACTTACTCGACCATTGAGTCAGCGGCCACAAGATTTTAG